One genomic segment of Rivularia sp. PCC 7116 includes these proteins:
- a CDS encoding vanadium-dependent haloperoxidase, with amino-acid sequence MKFANLAVDFGEVIQTPTIFPDEQGKVEVTITNQGNTNFNGPLNLKLYASTDNELDLKNLNKLDDVSTDQNDLLKGTDELLGTLKQNNIFLAPGESRTLIVDFAGSDFRTASVVSPGLYYLFAEVEPANNITDIDVSDNRSSTLITQGDAVIQWNSILLNTIQATGKNPADGTPPPIAARNQAIVHKAIYDAVLAAPTTSDEAAVVGAASQALIKLFPTQKSTIEGFLNQFLQAIPDSEAKTNGINIGQQAADLIVNQRATDGYNTAQVPFTPGNGIGDWQFTYRDGETTNSKEGDIDEALLPNWGLVTPFVLESGNQFRPFTFPQYNSPFYAQQLNQVQELGAENSTVRNAEQTEIAQFWAYDRSDSFKPPGQWNQIAQEVALDKGNSLEQNAELFAVLNTGLADAGITAWDAKYVYDEIRPITAIREADKDNHPNTIADPTWEPLLDTPPFPDYISGHSVFGGAASTILARFFGDETSFEIPSQELPGVSRSYGSFSQAAYENADSRLFGGVHINAANIDGVTVGQDVGNFVFDNFA; translated from the coding sequence ATGAAATTTGCAAATTTAGCCGTTGATTTTGGTGAAGTAATTCAAACACCGACAATTTTTCCGGACGAACAAGGTAAGGTAGAAGTTACGATTACAAATCAAGGGAATACCAATTTTAATGGTCCTTTAAACCTCAAACTTTATGCTTCTACCGACAACGAATTAGATTTAAAAAATCTCAACAAATTAGACGATGTAAGTACAGATCAAAATGATTTACTCAAAGGAACCGATGAACTTTTAGGTACTCTCAAACAAAACAATATTTTCTTAGCTCCTGGAGAATCTCGGACTTTGATCGTAGATTTTGCTGGTTCGGATTTTCGTACAGCAAGCGTTGTTTCACCAGGTTTATACTATCTGTTTGCAGAAGTGGAACCAGCTAATAACATTACTGATATTGATGTAAGTGACAACCGAAGCAGTACATTAATTACTCAAGGTGACGCAGTTATCCAATGGAATTCAATTCTTTTAAATACCATCCAAGCCACTGGAAAAAATCCCGCTGATGGAACTCCACCTCCTATTGCTGCACGGAATCAAGCAATTGTTCACAAAGCTATTTATGATGCAGTCTTAGCAGCTCCAACTACATCTGACGAAGCTGCGGTAGTGGGAGCCGCTTCTCAAGCATTAATCAAATTGTTTCCCACACAAAAATCTACAATTGAAGGTTTCCTAAATCAATTTCTCCAAGCAATTCCCGATAGTGAAGCCAAGACAAATGGTATAAATATAGGACAGCAAGCTGCCGATTTAATAGTCAACCAAAGAGCTACCGATGGCTATAATACGGCACAAGTACCCTTTACACCAGGAAATGGTATAGGGGATTGGCAATTCACCTACAGGGATGGTGAAACGACAAATAGCAAAGAAGGTGATATAGACGAAGCACTATTACCGAATTGGGGATTGGTGACTCCATTTGTTTTAGAAAGCGGCAATCAATTTCGTCCGTTTACATTCCCACAATATAATAGTCCCTTTTATGCCCAACAGCTTAATCAAGTCCAAGAATTAGGGGCAGAAAATAGTACCGTTCGTAATGCAGAGCAAACAGAAATAGCACAATTTTGGGCATACGATCGCAGTGATTCATTTAAGCCCCCAGGGCAATGGAATCAAATTGCTCAAGAAGTTGCATTGGACAAAGGTAATAGTTTAGAGCAGAATGCCGAGTTATTTGCAGTGCTTAATACTGGATTAGCGGATGCAGGTATTACAGCATGGGATGCGAAATATGTATACGATGAAATTCGTCCCATAACTGCGATTCGAGAAGCAGATAAAGATAACCATCCTAATACTATCGCCGATCCAACTTGGGAACCCTTACTAGATACTCCCCCATTCCCCGATTACATATCCGGACATTCTGTTTTTGGTGGCGCAGCAAGTACAATTTTGGCTCGCTTTTTTGGCGACGAAACTAGTTTTGAGATTCCTTCTCAAGAATTACCGGGGGTTTCTCGTTCATACGGTAGCTTTTCCCAAGCTGCTTATGAAAATGCCGATAGTCGTCTTTTTGGTGGCGTTCATATTAACGCAGCCAATATAGACGGAGTAACCGTAGGGCAAGATGTAGGTAACTTTGTGTTTGATAACTTTGCATAA
- a CDS encoding calcium-binding protein, producing MEENLTVEQELKLEVIAERAANQANVRQEAIFEPKLIETVDLQLDKLRQIQSEELRLLETELTSQEQAQIRNLQKLELESQQPKSQALETTTNQISQAQPGNSPEASTNQIATSEARDFPEASTSSQSNVSRFNSGIKIGSPSPDILNGTPADDQILGLAGNDTIFGNDGNDAISGGSENDFIDGNAGNDLIFGDASFSENLDLTGIGNDTLKGGEGNDNIFGQNGEDKLFGGTGNDLLSGGNDNDTLKGGKGNDRIFGQNGEDELRGERGDDVLEGGDGNDLIFGNQGKDTLYGDSFAGEPFSTASGNDTLIAGGGDDLVFGGKGNDNLKGNRGKDELTGGQGNDLLSGGRGQDKLIGTDTVFFAPQQFGFGTGERDTLTGGRGNDTFVLGLAEAKTRQSDGTDGTVEDVVLYDDGNINNNGTQGYALIKDFGFVGDTVIRGVDKIQLAGSESMYSLGTSPIDGTYGTGIFLDEGQNTPELIGVVEGISADTLSFHDSTQFVFV from the coding sequence ATGGAAGAGAATTTAACAGTAGAACAAGAATTAAAGCTTGAAGTAATCGCCGAAAGAGCGGCAAATCAAGCAAATGTGCGACAGGAAGCGATTTTTGAACCAAAACTAATAGAAACAGTAGATTTGCAATTAGATAAACTACGGCAAATTCAATCAGAAGAACTAAGACTTCTTGAAACCGAATTAACTTCACAAGAACAAGCTCAAATAAGAAACTTACAGAAATTAGAATTAGAATCTCAGCAACCAAAATCTCAGGCTTTAGAAACAACTACAAATCAAATATCACAAGCTCAACCAGGGAATTCTCCAGAAGCAAGTACAAATCAGATCGCAACATCTGAAGCAAGGGATTTTCCAGAAGCATCTACATCATCTCAAAGTAACGTTTCGCGTTTTAATTCAGGAATTAAAATAGGAAGTCCTAGCCCAGACATACTAAATGGTACACCCGCAGATGACCAAATTCTTGGTCTTGCTGGTAATGACACAATCTTTGGTAACGATGGAAATGACGCTATTAGTGGAGGCAGCGAAAACGATTTTATCGATGGAAATGCAGGAAATGACCTTATTTTCGGCGATGCTAGTTTTAGTGAAAATTTAGACTTAACCGGAATTGGCAATGATACCCTCAAAGGCGGTGAGGGAAACGACAATATTTTTGGTCAAAACGGAGAGGATAAGCTTTTCGGTGGAACTGGAAATGACTTACTTTCTGGTGGAAATGATAATGATACCCTCAAAGGTGGCAAGGGAAATGACCGAATTTTTGGTCAAAACGGTGAAGATGAGCTTCGCGGAGAAAGAGGAGATGACGTTTTAGAAGGTGGAGATGGTAACGACTTAATTTTTGGGAATCAAGGAAAAGACACTCTTTATGGTGATAGTTTTGCGGGAGAACCATTTTCAACTGCCAGTGGTAATGATACCTTGATTGCTGGAGGTGGTGACGACTTAGTTTTTGGCGGTAAAGGGAACGACAATCTGAAAGGAAACAGAGGAAAAGATGAACTGACTGGCGGGCAAGGCAACGATTTACTCTCTGGTGGAAGAGGGCAAGATAAGTTAATTGGTACTGATACTGTTTTCTTTGCTCCTCAGCAATTTGGATTTGGTACTGGTGAAAGAGATACCTTAACTGGTGGTAGAGGTAACGATACCTTCGTATTGGGACTTGCGGAAGCCAAGACTAGGCAATCTGACGGTACCGACGGCACAGTTGAGGATGTGGTTCTCTACGATGATGGCAATATTAATAATAATGGTACTCAAGGTTACGCTTTAATCAAAGATTTTGGCTTTGTAGGTGACACGGTGATTCGTGGCGTAGATAAGATTCAATTAGCAGGTTCGGAAAGTATGTATTCTTTAGGTACATCTCCTATAGATGGTACTTACGGTACGGGAATATTTCTTGACGAAGGGCAGAATACACCCGAATTAATTGGTGTTGTTGAAGGAATATCTGCTGATACTCTGAGTTTTCATGATAGTACTCAATTTGTTTTTGTTTAA
- a CDS encoding CHAT domain-containing protein, whose product MKSTKRHHKGLFRFIAPMVLSALLCITLPGFAQIPYLSKSPPIQTQNQSGLFLEQQARSHYSKGEFDRAAKLLQQAIQKYDASSNSIRKALSYSNLSLCYQQLGEWNNATNAIVSAINLLTNIDNSNNQIDLALAQALDIQGGLQLARGQANAAIESWKSATAIYSQQNKPLKTLLSQTNQAQALQNLGLYRRAITLLETALKLPSGSTNNPEKLTTLLSDISVSEETATALHTLGNSLRVVGNPKPAQLVLQRSLDIAKQLNLTEIITLSQLALGNIFRAQLMQEKATDNPIDSQAAQTVLNYYQQAATSDSLHLKVYSQVNQLSLLVDTKQIDAAQKLIPQIKQQINSLPPNRHAIETRLHLAHAMIKMSKQKNIISLREIADILAIALQQAQNLSHPRLQANASRLLGNIYEQNKQWVEAEKLTQQALHLSQQEHATDIAYRSQWQLGRIFKAQGKTQRAIDIYQQAVSSIKSLRADLASASPDVQFSFRDEVEPIHRQLVSLLVKSNQKDNFKKARDVIEALQLVELDNFFREPCLKAEPTQIDNVDRTAAVIYPIILEDELAIVASLPKSTSQSQQKSPNKDNRDFRYYKTPITRKQVEQLASNLRDDLQQPTAFDLALPQLQKIYDLLIRPEIADVAAAQVRTLVFVLDGVLRNIPMAALYDGNNFLVEKYSIALTPGLQLLAPRALTKANLEVLVGGLNAERPPFASLPYVKQEVETIKSKLPSKVLFNQKFTNKAFETRVPAVSSPIVHLATHGQFGSTASETFILTWDGKIKVNQLSSILKVGEISRDNPLELLVLSACETAAGDADSALGLAGVAVRSGARSTIATLWRINDEASAKLIGKFYEQLTSANNPGISKAEALRQAQLNILKNPEYRAPYYWAAYVLLGNWM is encoded by the coding sequence ATGAAATCTACCAAAAGACACCACAAAGGTTTATTTCGATTTATTGCACCGATGGTATTAAGCGCACTTTTATGCATTACATTACCTGGTTTCGCTCAAATTCCATATTTAAGCAAATCTCCACCTATCCAAACTCAAAATCAATCGGGATTATTTCTCGAACAGCAAGCGCGATCGCACTACAGTAAAGGTGAATTTGATCGAGCTGCGAAGCTGTTACAACAAGCTATACAAAAATATGATGCTTCTTCAAATTCGATTCGTAAGGCTTTATCTTATAGCAACTTATCGCTTTGCTATCAGCAATTAGGAGAATGGAATAATGCCACGAATGCAATAGTGTCAGCAATTAATTTATTAACAAATATTGATAACTCTAACAATCAAATAGATTTAGCTTTAGCACAAGCCCTTGATATTCAAGGTGGTTTACAACTAGCACGGGGACAAGCAAATGCAGCTATCGAATCTTGGAAAAGTGCTACAGCTATTTACAGCCAGCAAAATAAACCATTAAAAACGCTTCTCAGTCAAACTAATCAAGCCCAAGCATTACAAAATTTAGGTCTTTATCGTCGCGCCATTACTTTACTTGAAACAGCTTTAAAATTACCATCCGGTTCCACGAATAATCCAGAAAAATTAACAACTCTTCTATCTGATATTTCTGTCTCTGAGGAAACCGCAACTGCTTTACATACTTTAGGAAACTCCTTGCGGGTTGTTGGTAATCCAAAACCAGCGCAGCTAGTCTTACAGCGCAGTCTTGATATTGCCAAACAGTTGAACTTAACCGAGATAATTACATTGTCGCAGCTTGCTCTAGGTAATATATTCCGCGCTCAACTGATGCAGGAGAAAGCAACAGATAATCCAATTGATTCTCAAGCAGCCCAAACCGTACTAAATTATTATCAACAAGCTGCCACGTCGGATTCGTTACATTTAAAAGTTTATTCTCAAGTCAATCAACTTAGCTTGTTAGTTGATACAAAACAGATAGATGCAGCCCAAAAACTGATACCGCAGATAAAACAGCAGATAAATTCATTACCTCCCAACCGCCATGCTATCGAAACGCGCTTGCATCTAGCTCATGCAATGATCAAGATGTCCAAACAGAAAAATATAATATCCTTGCGTGAAATAGCAGATATTCTAGCGATCGCTCTACAACAAGCACAAAATTTATCCCATCCTCGCTTACAGGCAAATGCTTCTCGTCTTCTTGGTAATATTTACGAGCAAAATAAACAATGGGTAGAAGCTGAAAAACTGACTCAACAAGCACTACATTTATCCCAACAAGAACACGCCACCGATATAGCCTATCGTTCGCAGTGGCAATTAGGACGCATATTCAAAGCCCAAGGTAAAACACAAAGAGCGATTGATATTTATCAACAAGCCGTCAGCAGTATAAAATCTTTACGAGCAGATTTAGCTTCAGCCAGTCCAGATGTGCAGTTTTCTTTTCGCGATGAAGTTGAACCAATACATCGTCAATTGGTAAGCCTGCTGGTAAAATCCAACCAAAAAGATAATTTCAAGAAAGCGCGGGATGTAATTGAAGCCCTACAATTAGTTGAACTAGATAACTTTTTTCGCGAACCTTGTTTAAAAGCTGAACCTACACAAATAGACAATGTAGATCGAACCGCAGCAGTAATTTACCCAATTATCTTAGAAGATGAATTAGCGATTGTTGCCAGTTTACCAAAATCTACCAGTCAATCTCAGCAAAAATCGCCAAACAAAGATAACCGAGATTTTCGCTACTATAAAACCCCTATAACTCGCAAACAAGTTGAACAGCTTGCATCTAACTTACGAGATGATTTGCAACAACCCACAGCTTTCGATTTAGCGCTTCCTCAACTGCAAAAAATTTACGACTTACTGATTCGTCCCGAAATTGCGGATGTTGCTGCTGCACAAGTGAGAACATTAGTATTTGTTTTAGATGGCGTTTTACGGAATATACCGATGGCTGCTTTGTACGATGGTAATAATTTTCTTGTTGAAAAGTATAGCATTGCCCTCACACCGGGACTGCAATTATTAGCACCCCGCGCCCTTACAAAAGCAAATTTAGAAGTTTTGGTAGGAGGGTTAAATGCAGAACGTCCTCCTTTTGCATCTCTACCTTACGTGAAACAAGAAGTAGAAACCATTAAATCAAAGCTGCCCAGTAAAGTTTTATTTAACCAAAAATTCACCAATAAAGCCTTTGAAACCAGAGTACCTGCCGTTTCATCTCCAATAGTACACTTAGCAACACACGGTCAATTTGGTTCCACAGCCTCAGAAACCTTTATTCTTACATGGGATGGCAAAATCAAAGTTAATCAACTCAGCAGCATCTTAAAAGTAGGGGAAATATCTCGCGACAACCCCTTAGAACTACTCGTACTTAGCGCCTGTGAAACCGCAGCAGGAGATGCTGATTCGGCATTGGGATTAGCTGGTGTCGCAGTGCGCTCCGGTGCGCGGAGTACCATAGCAACTCTATGGCGCATCAACGACGAAGCTTCCGCAAAGCTGATTGGTAAATTTTACGAACAATTAACCTCAGCTAATAATCCAGGAATTTCTAAGGCAGAAGCCCTACGACAAGCCCAACTGAATATTTTGAAAAACCCAGAATATCGAGCGCCATATTATTGGGCAGCTTATGTATTGCTGGGAAATTGGATGTGA
- a CDS encoding filamentous hemagglutinin N-terminal domain-containing protein → MRKLSNLNWCIFSIASLCAIVSSINKVSAQVIRDETLPKNSEVKVEGNISTIEGGTKSNGNLFHSFKEFSVPTGNEAHFNNAADIQNIITRVTGKSISDIDGLIKANGTANLFLINPNGIVFGENAKLDIGGSFVGSTADSIKFDGDIEFNAINPENKPLLTVNVPLGLQYAQNPGKIEFKGKGEPERKIPRVIEAKTGLEVPANKTLALLGGDVLLEGATLKASSGRIELGSVTGESLVSIAAIEKGFGFGFEKLANIGEKFGDIRLSQNTAVDASGNGAGDIRVTSKNFTITDNSVVVSTQTGTEKSGSIVINAKESVNFDGINDTFIPSGLYANNVSKNRTENTGNIRINAPQFIVNNRATIGANAWSAGNGGDIDIKTNDLRVEGGGIVSAAVFGNGNGGNVNIDASNVQILGTSNDGKSFSELSVSAKKNSTGNTGNMNINTSNLEVAGGALIFAGTSGEGNGGDMTINATESIKIIGRGGNENQFTSGLFVVANEEATGNSGSLTINTNKMQVENFAFVSASNNGKGNAGDLQITTNELLIKDDASLISGVESENKLAGQLTIKTGKLLIEGGSRVNAGATSSDKVNLDIDAQEIQVIGTGNNGKTPSQLSILIQDNLISNAGELNIVTNTLLIKDGAFLFTGTSGKGNGGNLTINAEDIQVIGFGGNNPDNNNQPYFSGLFATAEKNSIGNAGKLNINTKRMLVEDRAFVSTSTNSNNGDGGDLNINANNLQVRNDSKVVSETNSKGTGGNLKITTNNLLVENGGKVSSGTSGAGNAGNLTIDSDAIKVKNDEAQITVESQGRGNAGVLTLNARSINLDNNALLNASTQSSDSSKEQATININSRDLILHRRSNIFTNAKGEQVIGGNINIKTDFLIAGENSDISANSENFRGGNVRIDAQGIFGTEFRDRPSDSTSDITATGASPDLAGIVEIITPQSDPNNGLVELPTIPIYPEIADTCSTPSYAQSSFTITGAGSLPPSPFKPLTGNLNRTSLVTLAGEIKPPVRRSRQAPKQKQEIKQIVDAQGWVRTKDGKIILVKNATQNSNFLAMKNSAHCN, encoded by the coding sequence ATGAGAAAGTTAAGTAACTTAAATTGGTGTATTTTCTCAATAGCGAGTTTATGCGCCATAGTTTCTTCCATAAACAAAGTATCTGCTCAAGTTATTCGTGATGAAACTTTACCCAAAAATTCCGAAGTCAAAGTAGAAGGAAATATCAGCACTATTGAAGGTGGAACTAAGAGTAACGGCAATTTGTTCCATAGTTTTAAAGAGTTTTCCGTGCCTACTGGTAATGAAGCGCATTTTAACAATGCGGCAGACATTCAAAACATTATTACTCGGGTTACGGGTAAGTCGATTTCTGACATTGATGGATTAATTAAAGCAAATGGTACGGCGAATTTGTTTTTAATCAATCCCAATGGAATAGTATTTGGTGAGAATGCAAAATTGGATATTGGTGGTTCTTTTGTGGGAAGTACTGCTGATAGTATCAAGTTTGATGGTGATATCGAATTTAATGCTATAAACCCCGAAAATAAACCTTTATTAACAGTAAACGTTCCTTTAGGGTTACAATATGCTCAAAATCCCGGAAAAATTGAGTTTAAAGGCAAAGGTGAGCCTGAAAGAAAAATACCACGAGTAATTGAAGCAAAAACGGGCTTAGAAGTACCAGCAAATAAAACATTAGCTTTGTTAGGTGGTGATGTTTTACTTGAAGGTGCAACATTAAAAGCTAGTAGTGGAAGAATTGAATTAGGTAGCGTTACAGGAGAAAGTTTAGTTAGTATTGCAGCTATAGAAAAAGGTTTTGGTTTTGGTTTTGAAAAATTAGCAAATATTGGTGAAAAATTTGGTGATATTCGACTATCTCAAAATACAGCAGTTGATGCTAGTGGAAATGGTGCGGGTGATATACGGGTAACGAGTAAAAATTTTACTATTACAGATAATTCCGTAGTTGTGTCAACTCAAACAGGTACAGAGAAAAGCGGTAGTATAGTCATTAATGCCAAAGAATCTGTTAACTTTGACGGCATAAATGATACTTTTATTCCCAGCGGTTTGTATGCAAATAACGTTAGCAAAAATCGTACTGAAAATACGGGGAATATAAGGATTAATGCTCCGCAGTTCATAGTAAATAATCGAGCTACTATTGGTGCTAATGCTTGGAGTGCGGGTAACGGCGGAGATATTGACATCAAAACTAATGACTTAAGAGTTGAAGGTGGAGGAATAGTGAGTGCTGCTGTATTTGGTAATGGTAACGGGGGAAATGTAAATATTGATGCCTCCAACGTGCAAATTCTTGGTACTAGTAATGATGGTAAAAGTTTTAGTGAATTGAGTGTTTCTGCAAAAAAAAATTCTACAGGAAACACTGGAAACATGAATATTAATACTAGTAATTTAGAAGTTGCAGGTGGGGCACTTATCTTTGCCGGTACATCTGGTGAAGGTAATGGAGGGGATATGACAATTAATGCCACCGAATCGATAAAAATTATAGGTAGAGGTGGTAATGAAAATCAATTTACCAGTGGTTTATTTGTTGTAGCGAATGAAGAAGCAACAGGAAATTCAGGCTCTTTAACTATTAATACTAATAAGATGCAGGTTGAAAATTTTGCTTTTGTTAGTGCTAGTAATAATGGTAAAGGTAATGCAGGAGATTTGCAGATTACAACTAATGAATTATTAATCAAAGATGATGCGAGTTTAATATCCGGTGTCGAGAGTGAGAATAAACTGGCAGGGCAATTGACGATTAAGACTGGCAAATTACTAATTGAAGGTGGCTCGCGAGTAAATGCCGGAGCAACATCTAGTGACAAGGTAAATTTAGATATTGATGCCCAAGAAATACAGGTAATTGGTACGGGTAATAACGGTAAAACTCCCAGTCAGTTGAGTATTTTAATCCAGGATAACTTAATTAGTAATGCCGGAGAACTAAATATCGTTACTAATACCTTGTTAATTAAAGATGGGGCGTTTTTATTTACAGGTACATCTGGTAAAGGCAATGGAGGAAACTTAACTATCAATGCCGAAGATATCCAAGTAATTGGTTTTGGTGGTAATAATCCCGATAATAACAATCAGCCATATTTCAGTGGTTTATTTGCTACAGCAGAAAAGAACTCAATCGGGAATGCAGGGAAATTAAATATCAATACTAAAAGAATGCTTGTAGAAGATAGAGCATTTGTTAGTACCAGCACTAATAGCAACAATGGTGATGGAGGAGATTTAAATATTAATGCTAATAATTTACAAGTAAGAAATGATTCAAAGGTAGTTTCGGAAACCAATAGTAAGGGCACAGGTGGAAACTTGAAAATTACCACTAATAACTTGCTCGTTGAAAATGGAGGAAAAGTTAGTTCTGGTACTTCTGGTGCAGGCAATGCAGGAAATTTAACTATTGATTCAGATGCTATAAAAGTTAAAAATGATGAAGCTCAAATTACTGTAGAAAGTCAAGGCAGAGGAAATGCAGGAGTTTTAACATTAAATGCTCGCTCTATCAACTTAGATAACAACGCTTTACTTAATGCCAGTACGCAAAGTTCAGATTCCAGCAAAGAACAGGCGACAATTAACATTAACTCACGAGATTTAATTCTACATCGCCGCAGCAACATCTTCACCAACGCAAAAGGCGAACAAGTTATCGGTGGCAATATCAATATTAAGACGGATTTCCTAATTGCTGGAGAAAACAGCGACATCAGCGCCAACTCCGAAAACTTCCGTGGTGGTAATGTACGAATCGACGCTCAAGGTATCTTTGGTACAGAGTTTCGAGATCGACCATCCGATAGCACTAGTGATATTACCGCCACCGGAGCTAGTCCTGATTTAGCCGGTATTGTAGAAATCATCACACCCCAGAGTGACCCCAACAATGGTTTAGTAGAATTACCAACAATACCAATTTATCCTGAAATCGCCGATACTTGCTCAACGCCAAGTTACGCTCAAAGCAGTTTTACAATTACCGGGGCTGGCAGTTTACCACCAAGTCCCTTTAAACCCTTAACTGGTAATCTAAATCGGACATCTTTGGTAACTTTGGCAGGGGAAATAAAACCCCCAGTTAGAAGAAGCAGACAAGCTCCGAAGCAGAAACAGGAAATCAAGCAAATTGTAGATGCACAAGGTTGGGTAAGAACTAAAGACGGTAAAATCATCCTCGTTAAAAATGCAACCCAAAATAGCAATTTTCTCGCGATGAAAAATTCTGCCCATTGCAACTGA
- a CDS encoding ShlB/FhaC/HecB family hemolysin secretion/activation protein, with amino-acid sequence MPNAQCPISNAQSNIMVAKSSRNLTIWCCYLSSFVLPNLLILPLCKAQTVNPDLPSPQDVQPPTPQTAPTPRLPVPLPPPSELLEPSTPNIAPPQTLPDIPDTVIIQKFEVVGSTVFSEEKLAAILKPFTNKPITFEQLSQAKSAIIQLYIDNEYITSGAYLPVGQDIEDGVVQIVVVEGKLEEIRIAGNQRLKSSYIRSRIARGTKAPLNKEKLLESLRLLQINPLIDSLSAELSAGTRPGLNVLSVEVKEAPSFGITTGVDNNRSPSVGSFRRRLQLNQANLFGWGDGLNLAYSNTDGSNTFNSGYTLPVNSRNGTLSFNYSQTSSDIIERPFNRLDIESGSSNYDLTFRQPLVQTPTEELALGFTASRRNSEVSSEVLSQQGISLNELSPGADEDGDTRISVLRFFQEWVSRNQRQIVTARSEFSLGIDALNATVNSDAPDSRFFAWRGEAQWTRLLAPDTLLLIKGNVQLASERLVASEQFSLGGLENVRGYRQNFLLRDNGVFASAEVLLPIIKASQIDGLLQIAPFIDIGTTWNNSGAENINDTNTLASVGLGLRWRQGDNLSARFDWGIPLISVDKQGDSLQENGFYFSVQYSPF; translated from the coding sequence ATGCCCAATGCCCAATGCCCCATTTCCAATGCCCAATCAAATATCATGGTTGCGAAATCATCACGAAATTTAACAATATGGTGTTGCTATCTAAGCTCATTTGTTTTACCAAATTTGCTGATACTTCCACTATGTAAGGCACAAACTGTTAATCCGGATTTGCCATCACCGCAAGATGTTCAGCCACCAACACCGCAAACAGCGCCAACGCCCAGGCTTCCGGTGCCACTACCACCACCTTCAGAATTGCTCGAACCTTCTACACCCAATATTGCCCCTCCGCAAACCCTACCTGACATTCCCGATACTGTAATTATTCAGAAATTTGAAGTTGTTGGTAGCACGGTGTTTAGCGAAGAAAAATTAGCTGCAATACTTAAACCTTTCACCAACAAACCTATTACTTTTGAACAGTTGTCGCAAGCTAAGTCGGCAATTATTCAACTTTATATTGATAACGAATATATTACATCTGGAGCTTATCTTCCGGTAGGGCAAGATATTGAGGATGGTGTAGTTCAAATAGTAGTTGTAGAAGGAAAATTAGAAGAGATTCGCATCGCTGGTAATCAACGCTTGAAATCTAGTTATATTCGCAGTCGTATAGCTAGAGGTACCAAAGCGCCTTTAAATAAAGAAAAACTCTTAGAATCCTTGCGATTATTGCAGATTAATCCCTTAATTGACAGCTTATCGGCGGAATTATCTGCTGGAACCCGCCCTGGTTTAAATGTATTATCTGTTGAAGTCAAAGAAGCTCCCTCCTTTGGGATTACAACAGGAGTTGATAACAATCGCTCGCCAAGTGTTGGTAGTTTTCGTCGTCGCCTTCAACTCAATCAAGCTAATTTATTCGGATGGGGAGATGGTTTAAATTTAGCTTATAGCAATACTGATGGTAGCAACACTTTTAATTCGGGCTATACTTTGCCTGTTAATTCTCGTAACGGAACTCTGAGCTTTAATTACAGCCAGACATCGAGCGATATTATTGAGCGTCCATTCAACAGGCTAGATATCGAATCTGGTTCGAGCAATTACGATTTAACCTTTCGTCAGCCATTAGTGCAAACTCCCACAGAAGAATTAGCTTTGGGTTTTACCGCTTCCCGACGAAATAGTGAAGTATCTTCCGAGGTGTTATCTCAACAAGGAATTTCACTTAACGAACTTTCCCCAGGGGCTGATGAAGATGGAGATACCCGTATTTCTGTACTGCGCTTTTTCCAGGAATGGGTGTCGCGCAACCAGCGCCAGATTGTGACTGCTCGCTCTGAGTTTAGTCTGGGAATTGATGCTTTGAATGCAACCGTTAATTCTGATGCTCCCGATAGTCGTTTCTTCGCTTGGCGGGGAGAAGCTCAGTGGACGCGATTGTTAGCTCCCGATACTTTGTTGTTAATTAAAGGTAACGTGCAACTGGCATCCGAAAGACTTGTAGCATCAGAGCAGTTTAGTTTGGGTGGCTTAGAAAACGTTCGCGGATATCGGCAAAATTTTCTTCTCCGAGATAACGGTGTTTTTGCTTCTGCGGAGGTACTATTACCAATCATCAAAGCATCTCAAATCGATGGGTTATTACAAATAGCTCCTTTTATTGACATTGGTACAACTTGGAATAATTCGGGTGCAGAAAACATCAATGATACTAATACCCTAGCATCAGTTGGTCTTGGCTTGCGTTGGCGGCAAGGCGATAATCTTTCCGCTCGTTTTGATTGGGGTATTCCTTTAATTTCTGTTGATAAGCAAGGAGATTCATTGCAGGAAAATGGCTTTTATTTTTCCGTGCAATATAGTCCTTTTTGA